A stretch of Acidobacteriota bacterium DNA encodes these proteins:
- a CDS encoding TlpA disulfide reductase family protein: MTLDTEPSPPETEPPVDTAFDLTPAESSEGSPRQAKPMGQQAKWAMAALAILAAVALFWPKGDSSFDEPGGFLLDGDGRPQTLAPRLAPVTLVHFWATWCPPCITELPALDRLFADLSDRPDFDLVMIAVNDTLEKVEPFVGKRAMMMLYDPNWDVAHRYGTRKLPETYLVVDGRVIHKWEGAIDWDRPKERRVIEEALDARSSS, from the coding sequence ATGACCCTCGATACTGAACCCTCGCCCCCCGAGACCGAACCGCCGGTGGACACCGCCTTCGACTTGACGCCGGCGGAATCCTCCGAGGGATCCCCTCGCCAAGCCAAGCCGATGGGCCAACAGGCGAAGTGGGCGATGGCGGCCCTGGCGATTCTCGCCGCGGTGGCCTTGTTCTGGCCGAAAGGCGACAGCAGTTTCGACGAGCCCGGCGGCTTCCTGCTCGACGGCGACGGCCGGCCGCAAACCCTGGCGCCACGCCTGGCGCCGGTGACCCTGGTGCATTTCTGGGCCACCTGGTGCCCGCCCTGCATCACCGAACTCCCGGCCCTCGACCGCCTGTTCGCGGACCTCTCCGACCGGCCGGACTTCGACCTGGTGATGATCGCCGTCAACGATACGCTGGAGAAGGTGGAACCTTTCGTCGGCAAGCGGGCGATGATGATGCTCTACGACCCCAACTGGGACGTCGCCCACCGCTACGGCACCCGCAAGCTGCCGGAAACCTACCTGGTGGTGGACGGCCGGGTGATCCACAAGTGGGAAGGGGCGATCGATTGGGATCGGCCCAAGGAACGCCGGGTCATCGAGGAGGCGCTGGACGCGCGGAGCAGTTCTTGA
- the hflX gene encoding GTPase HflX: MYNRDESLSDPPRKAFLLGLHLKGDSAIEVEEHLAELAELTTSAGVEVVGHDIQRRPTPHPATFIGSGKAEAAAAAAKELGADVLIFDDDLTASQVKNLEKIAELQVMDRSSLILEIFNQRARTREARTQVELAQLRYTLPRLTRMWKHLSRQGGGIGVRGGEGEKQIEADRRILRQRIGRLERDLQKIEKTRAVQRHSRRDVLSVALAGYTNAGKTTLFNQLTKADEKAKNQLFATLDARLRKGALGPGRIAVFADTVGFIRKLPHHLVSSFRSTLEEATAADLVLHVIDRSHPAWEDQAAVAEEVLADLGVEAERILRVYNKADRLHQEGGPSADGIWISALSGDGLDDLRDAILHRAEALGQPVDPPWPEAVQQRIDAAEAALAEDL, translated from the coding sequence TTGTACAACCGCGATGAATCCCTATCGGACCCACCCCGCAAGGCCTTTCTCCTCGGCCTGCACCTCAAAGGCGACTCGGCCATCGAGGTGGAGGAGCATCTGGCGGAGCTGGCGGAACTGACCACGAGCGCCGGCGTTGAAGTGGTTGGCCACGACATCCAGCGGCGTCCCACGCCGCACCCGGCCACCTTCATCGGGTCTGGCAAGGCGGAAGCGGCGGCGGCGGCCGCCAAAGAACTCGGCGCCGACGTGTTGATCTTCGACGACGACCTCACCGCCAGCCAGGTGAAGAACCTTGAGAAGATCGCCGAACTGCAGGTGATGGACCGCAGCTCGCTGATCCTGGAAATTTTTAACCAGCGGGCGCGCACCCGTGAGGCGCGCACCCAAGTCGAGCTGGCGCAGCTTCGCTACACCCTGCCGCGTCTCACCCGCATGTGGAAGCACCTCTCCCGCCAGGGCGGCGGCATCGGCGTACGCGGCGGTGAAGGTGAGAAGCAGATCGAGGCCGACCGGCGGATCCTGCGGCAGCGCATCGGCCGCCTCGAACGCGACCTACAGAAGATTGAGAAAACCCGCGCCGTGCAGCGCCACAGCCGGCGAGACGTGCTGTCCGTTGCGCTGGCGGGCTACACCAACGCCGGCAAGACCACTCTCTTCAACCAGCTCACCAAGGCCGACGAGAAGGCCAAGAACCAGCTCTTCGCCACCCTCGACGCCCGGCTGCGCAAAGGCGCCCTGGGACCCGGCCGCATCGCCGTCTTCGCCGACACGGTGGGCTTCATCCGCAAGCTGCCCCACCACCTCGTCTCCTCCTTCCGCAGCACCCTGGAAGAGGCGACGGCGGCGGACCTGGTGCTCCACGTCATTGACCGCAGCCATCCGGCCTGGGAAGACCAGGCCGCAGTGGCGGAAGAGGTCCTTGCCGATTTGGGGGTCGAAGCCGAGCGCATCCTGCGGGTCTACAACAAGGCCGACCGCCTCCACCAGGAGGGCGGTCCGTCGGCCGACGGCATCTGGATCTCGGCCCTCTCCGGCGACGGTCTCGACGACCTGCGCGACGCCATCCTGCACCGCGCCGAAGCCCTCGGCCAGCCCGTCGATCCCCCCTGGCCGGAAGCCGTCCAGCAACGCATCGACGCCGCCGAAGCGGCCCTGGCCGAAGACCTTTGA